The window TCGGCAATCAGCTGGTCGAGGCCGGCAGATGTCAACGGCTGGAAGAACTCGATCTCGCCGAAGTGACTGTTGGGATGGACTGCAATTCGCAACCAACCACAGCCGTCACCAAGCGTGGTGAGCTCCCTATCCGAACCCTCAGTGAAGGTTGAAGGTTTCAAGGTGTCTCCTTGTAAAGGGCCCGGACTTGTTTCCGAGCTTGGGCATCTTACACAATCTATATCACATTGTCAAATTTATGAATATATGTTAAAAATATATATGTTTATGACTGAAGGAGTCTTAGCCGAACAAAACTTGACCTTACGGGTCGGCTTATTGCTCAAAAAAATTACTAAATACGGCCTAGGCGCATTCCAAGATGGCCCCGAATTCTTTAAGCGCTCGATTGAAGATGGCCATGCCGTTGGTAAGTTTGCGCTAAAGGCAAGGCCGGGGGTCAATCTAGAAGCGGTTAAGCCGGAGTTTCGCATGGTTGTATCAGTCCCAGTCCGCGAAACTGGCGAAATTATTCTGGACGAAGAGACGCTTAATGTTGCATGGTGTAGCTTGCGCTCATTCCTAACCCCAGAAATAGTCGGTGGCGAACAACGCGACCCTAAAGAATGGGTGGTTAATTCCGGCACCGGCATAACCGATGAACAAACAGGCACCACCGACAATGAAATTAAAGATTTATTAGACACAGTCACCGATTCTTCGTTAGTTGTGGCCGGCCAAACCTTGATAGAGGCTCCAGACCTCGAGCAGGAGGTTATAGCAGCCCTTAATCGTCAGCTAAGCTTAGCTGATCGACTTAATCAGTTGCTGGGCAACTATCTAGAACTGACTAGATTCGACGATATTTATTAGTCTATTGGTTAAGAGAGCGAGCAGACAGGTCGACCGTCGTTATCTATAGCTGTATCTGCGAAAGAAGCCATGCTTGGCTCAAACTGAAAAGTATAAGACTGGCCTTCTTCGTCAACACAGGTAACTCTAACTAGACCGTCATTATCGTGGTGGAATGTTGGTTCACCAATCACCCTACCGTTTAAAGAAACTGTACGCTGCAGAACTAACGCGACCACCGCATCTATACCTGCAACACGTGGGTCGCAAAGTTCATGCATTGACAAACTACTCATAATCTGTTAAATTTTAACACATAAGTAATTAAAACGCAAACGATAAACATCTTATGACTTCACCACTAGATAAAGTTAACGAACAAGACCCCGTGTTAAGTAGGCGGGCATTTGACCCGCTCGAAATAGAGTTTGGCGATAAAAACTTAAGACGCCAAGCTTTAAATCTCGACATTGAAGCGCTGAATACATCGTTAGATCCTAATGAAAGAATCGAACTGTTAGTTGATGCATGTTATTTGATGTTTCGAGATGAGGAACTGGTTGAACGTGCAACTGGGCTAGCCCGTAGTACCATGGATATGGTTGTCGAGAGGTTAGATGTTGCACTGACTCCCACAGAGCGGCTTAGAATGCGTATGCGTTTACTCGATCTAGGTGAGTTGCACTCACTTGGACTAATCCGTCAAACCGAGCTCGATCACTACGATGGTGATAGCCTAGAGGAATTTGATGCGAAGCACACTAAAGCTATGGTCGCTCGTGAGTCTCGATTAGTGCTTTCGGTTCGAGCGGGCATTGATATGCTGGAAGAAGCCCATAAAGCCCACGAAGCCTCGGAAGCCGAACCGGTGCTACAGAGAGATTTGCGCGGAATGATGTTTGAAGCCCTTGTTATGACATACGCCAGGTATCTCTTATATGAAGATGAGAACACTCTAGATGGTGTGTTCGGCAGTAGCTATTTTAGCGATAAAAGCTCAGCACACGACGCAACAACTAAGAACCACGACATGGTCGTTCGAGATATAGACGGTAATCCAATATCGATCATACAGACAAAAAACTACCATATGGGACATAATCACTACGATCGGCGTATCGACCCTGTCGAGGCGCACAATTTTGGACTGTTTATGCGCGAACCCGGTAAATATATACATGCTCTAAGGCTACTTATTGACAATAACCCGATGACATCAGAAAAGATGCTGGTCGAAGCGAAGGCCCGACTAGAAGAGATTACTGGGCTCAGGGCTCTTTTAGAGGCCCGACGCCAATCGCGCAGGGTGGCCTCGGGTATTGGTATGGCAGTTGAAGCTGCTGACGTAAGATTGTGATTGACACATTATTAGCACTCGGTTAGTATGAGTGCCAGAAACTGCGACGCAGTTTGTTATCAATAGCAATTCGTAAGAGGGAGTAAGACAGAATGTCGAAATTAAGCATTGTACCGCTAGCCGACTTGGTGCTAGCCAAAAACGACGAAGCTCAGGCCAAGACTGCCAGTGGCTTGTTCTTGCCAGAAAATGCTCAAGAAAAACCAAAGACTGCCACTGTCGAGGCAGTTGGTCCAGAAGTTAAGGGTATTAAAGCTGGTGATCAGATAATCTTTAAAAGCTATAGCACGACCGACATCAAACATGGTGGAGTTGATTACATTTTAGTAAAAGAAGAAGATGTTCTAGCAAAGGTAGGCTAGGACACACTCAGAATAAGAACTAATAGTAAGAAAGGAGAAGTCTTAGGGCTCTAAGATCTAAGCTCTAAGATCCAAGATCTAGAATGAGTAAACGAATATACTACGATGCAGATGCCAGAGAGCGCTTACTGGGCGGTGCGAGGGCCCTGTACGAAGCTGTAAAAACAACTATGGGCCCCAAAGGTCGCAATGTGATTATCGCTAAAAGCTACGGCGCACCTACGATTACTCACGACGGTGTAACTGTTGCCAAAGGCATTGATTTACCAGATAACGATCCAGCTACTTTAGGCTATAAGGTGGGTGCCGAGCTGATCAAGCAAGCTGCCAACAAAATGAACGATGTTGCCGGCGACGGCACAACCACTGTAACTGTTCTGACCTACCATATTTTAAATGAAGCCAACAAACTAATTGCGGCTGGCCACAACCCAATGCAACTCCGCAAAGGCTTGGAAAAGGCTGCCGAAGAGGTAATTGCTGCTCTCGAAGGTATGCGCGAAGATATCGGCAACGATAAAAAGCGGGTGGCTCAGGTAGCTACTATCTCGGCCGGCGACTCGACGATTGGCGACATGATTGCCGAAGTTATGGAAAAGGTCGGTCGCGAAGGTGTGGTAACTGTCGAAGAAGGCCAAGGACTGGCCATGGAAAGCGAAGTTGTCGAAGGCTTTACCTTTGACCGTGGTTTTGTTAGCCCCTATATGGTTACCGACAGCGGTCGCATGGAAGCAGTCTACGACAAGCCAAGTATCGTAATTACCGACAAGAAAATCTCGAGCATTCAAGAATTTTTACCAGTTCTTGAAAAGCTTGCCCAAGCTGGCAAAAAAGACGTAGTACTGATTGCCGAAGATGTTGAAGGCGAGGCTCTGGGAGCGCTGATTTTGAACAAGCTTAAAGGTGTGCTCAACACCGTTGCGGTTAAGGCTCCATCTTTTGGTGACCGCCGCAAAGATATTTTGAACGACATTGCCATTTTGACTGGTGCAACTGTGATTTCCGAAGACCAAGGCTATACCTTTGAGTCGGCCGACCTAAGCATGATCGGTAGTGCTCGCCGAGTAATTGTAACTGCCGACGAAACTACAATCATTGAGGGTGCCGGCAATCCGGTTGAATTAGCCTCGAGGATTGATCAGATCAAAACTCAGAGCACCAACGCAAGCAGCGAGTTCGACAAAGAAAACCTAGACAAACGAGCGGCTGCCCTAAATGGCAAAGTTGCGGTGATCAAAGTTGGTGGTGCCACCGAAACCGAGATCGAAGAGAAGAAATACCGAGTCGATGACGCTGTGGCTGCCGTCAAAGCCGCCCTCGACGAAGGCATCGTGCCTGGTGGTGGCGTAACACCTGTAAACTTAGCTGTTGCGATCGACGACACCGACTCTGGTGCCGCTATCTTGAAAAATGCTCTCGAACAACCATTCCGAATCTTACTAACCAACAGTGGTTTGAATGCCGACGAGTGGCTGCCGCAAGTTAAGGCCGGTAAGCCGGGTATGGGACTAGACGTCAATAATCCAAGTAAATTGGTAGACATGAAGGCCAGTGGAATCGTCGACCCTGCTCGGGTAACACGCGAAGCCATCCAGAACGCAGTCTCGATTGCCGGCACCAGCATGACCATGGGTGCGCTTGTAGTCGACGAGCCAGAAGACAAGTCGGCTGGTGGTGCTCCTGATATGTCTGGCATGATGTAAGTATTCAGGAGGGAATGACTTTCCCTCCTGACGCGCAGGCAAATCGAAGATTTGTCTGGCTGTCCTCCCTTCGCAAAGGATCTAATAAACCCGGAGTAAATCCGGGTTTATTAGTGTTTTAAATGGTTATCTAGATGTTACTTATTCTTAAACTGGGAAGGTTGAGCGTTCTCGGGCTGCTCATATCCCAAAGCGGAATAAAGAGATCGGAGTGGATCCGATCTCTTCGCGGTTTTTGAGGAGGTGTGCTAGCCCTTCAACCAAAGACTTATAGCCTCTGATCAAATCCAGATTTATTTAATTTTATGAAAATTGGGTGTTGTAAGTAAAACTTGCAATACTTTAATACTTGTGGTATACTACAGTTACTAATTGGAAGGTTAGGAGTTGGATTAAATGCCATACAAGAAAAAAGATACCAAGATTTCTAATGCGCAAGCATATTTGAAGTCGACCGACACAGTCAGTCGACCGACTGCCATTATTATGAGCTTGTTAACGTTTTTGGCTGTATTTGCGGTTGTCTTGAGCCTATTCTTGGGTGGAAAGTGGTTGTACGACCGTCAGAACAATAATTCGAGCTCCTCGACCAGTACAACTCAGAGCACTTCTAGTAACACAGAAACAGACAATTCAAGCAAAGTTACCTCGAACTCAGCTGGCAACGACGGGCTTGGGATTACAGTTATCGACGGCGACGGCGAAAAGATTGCTAGTCGCGTGGGTGAGCAGTTTAACAAGTCGACCACTACCTCGACCGACAAGCCAGCTTCGACACCAGTCGTTAAAACCGATACTTTGCCTCGGACTGGTCCAGCCAACAATCTTCTGATTGCAGTCGGAGTTGTCGTAATTGTATCAGCTAGCCACAGCTTGTATGCTCGCCGCAGATAACTCATAAAAATACGGAATTATCAGAATTTAGAGAGCTCGCCATGAGCTCTCTTTTGGTTTATGCTTATATATATGTTAGACGATCTTAAATATATTCACACCAAAGATTCTGGCGATGCCTTGGGTATGGCCGAAAAGCAATGGCAGCAGCTCGAGCACGAGTTTCCTGTACCCGACCTAAATAAACCCGATAAAGTGGTCTTTGCGGGCATGGGCGGCTCAGCACTAGAGGCGCTGGTTTCGATGACCTGGCCTGGGTATAACGTGCCATTCGAGCTGGTTCGCGATTACGACTTACCTAAGTATGTCGACGATAAAACCTTGGTGATTGTCTCGAGCTATTCGGGTAATACCGAAGAGGCAGTTTCGGTGCTCGAACAGGCAATTGCCAGCCCGGCCCAGGTGGTCGTGCTAGCTGGTGGTGGCGAATTGGCTGATTTGACCCGCGATAAACATCAGATATATGTTGATTTGCCTAAAGCCAGCCAACCACGTTATGCAGTTTTTTATGCCCTTAAAGCACTAGTTACAATGCTCGAGCGAGCGGGTTTGGTAGCCGAGGCAGAAGCCGAGAAGGCTTTGCATAACAGTGCTGAATTTTTGCGCGAAGAAGTTAAAAATTGGCTACCCGATGTGCCAACTAGCAACAACCCGGCCAAGCGCTTGGCGCGTGAGCTGGTCGGTAAGTCACCAGTTGTTTATGCTGGCAAAGTCCTTGCGTCAGCTGCCTATAAATGGAAAATAAGTTTTAACGAAAATGCCAAGAACGTCGCTTGGTGGGGGCAATACCCGGAGTTTAATCATAATGAGTTTATGGGCTGGAGCTCGCACCCACATGATAAGCCTTATGAGGTGATCGATTTGCGCAGTAGTTTTGACCACCCACGGGTTCGAAAACGTTTTGAACTCAGCGACAAGCTACTAAGTGGCAAGCGACCTAAAGCCCATGTAGTAGAGGCCAAAGGCGCGACTATCTTAGAGCAAATTTTGTGGACGATAAGCTACGGAGATTTTGTTTCGATCTATCTTGCACTACTAAATGGGGTTAACCCAACCCCGGTCGACCTGATAGAAAAGTTCAAACACGAGCTTGGCTAAAGCCCTCATGCTTGCTTGAATGCAAGGCGGCATGTGTCTTAACTTAATGACAGTAAGGAGAGTATATGGCGTTAAGTATTGAAGCGGGCGAGATAGGATTTGAACATGCTGTGCTGGCTTACCAGGTGTGGCCAGATGGGCAAAGTATATCAAGTCTGAAGCTGCCAATTCGGGAATCGTCGGCCATGGCAGTCGAAGAGATCGATATGCCGGAAACAACAGCCTGGGTGACATTTTTTGTCGCAGCTGTTTGTGTAGCTAGAGTCCGGGACGAAAGTGCAGGTGTCGACAGACAGATGATTTTGAGCTCTAACACCAGTATCCCGGAGCTCGAGCTAGAAGATCACGTTGTGATTGAGAGAAGTGGCAAAAGGGTGAAGTTAGCACCATTATAACTGATACTAGAGCAAGGCGAGTTACCAGATTTTGTTCGGGACTGGCTGGTGCCTTACGTTGAACTTGGTAGCAGTGGTAATCCGACCGCGTCAGCCCTTAAGAGACTTCTATAAAAAATCTGGCCGGGACTTGATTTAGCTAATACTATGAGCGGAGGGCGTCGATTGGTTTTTTGCGACTTGCTTTCCAGGCTGGGCCAGCCCCGAATAAGACACCGACAATAACCGACATAGCAATCGCCAGTAATATAACTGTTGGGCTGAAAGCTGGCTTAATGTTCGTAGTGGTACGAATGACTAATCCGGCTAGCTGCGATACAAATACACCGATAAAGCCGCCAGTTACACTGAGTACAATCGATTCCGACAAGAATTGACTCAGGACTTGCCAATTACTAGCACCAATCGCTTTACGAATGCCGATTTCGCGGGTACGCTCGGCGACATTTACGAGCATGATGTTCATGATACCAATTCCACCAACAATCAACGAGATGGCGGCCACTGCGGCCACTAAAGCCGTGACTAACTGAAAAATATCCTCGGTTACATACTCGAGTTCGCTCAGGCGTAATACACTGTAATCTTCTTGGTTATGGAGCTCATGGAGCTTCTGGTTGATAGTTTGCATAAGTTGATTAAGATCGGTTTGGCCTCGCACCAATATTTCTTTGATCTTGGTGTTTTCGGCTTGGAGTTTGTGCAAGGCCGAAAAATCTACAAAAACGGTGTTGTTGTAGTCTATGCCCAGGTTGATCGGGTTGGCTGGGAACCGTTCAAAGACACCTTTGATGACAAAATCTTGTCCGCGGACTTTAATAATCGAGCCAATTGGCGAAGGATCACCAAATAACTGATCGGCTACCGAAGCACCGATCAGAACTGTCCTATCTGATGGTGTCGAGCTAAAATCGGAACCATAACTTATCTGGCGGCCAAGTAATCCGGAAACATTACTATTTGTGGCTATCAAGTAGCCATTGCTTAATAAGTTGCCATCACGGTCGGTGATTTCGGCGCTAATATCGGCTAGTGGCGAAGTTGCCGTAACCCCAGGTATGGCGTTGACTGCATCAAGGTCTGCTTGTGTCAGGCTATTTGAGCTAAGTGCACGGTTGAGGTTGTATCGGGCGATAGTGCCGTCTGGATTACGGTCGATCACATGACCCGAACGTATGCTAATCACATTGGCACCGCTGGCCTCTACCTGCGACAGAACTTGATTCTTAACTCCTTGACCAACGTTGATTGCCAGCACTATCGAAGCTACACCAATGACTACGCCCAAGATTGTTAAGCCACTACGGACACGCGCACCACGTATATTGTGCATTGCGATTCGGACATTCGAACTAGTGTTGCTAAAAATCATTTCTTCTTACCTTTTTGTTTAGAGGTACGTTTCTTGCTGGCGACATGTTTCGGGTCGACTTGGTCTGCTTTTTTATGCTTTTTGCCAGACTTGCGGGCCTCGTAATCTTCGCGTTCGACAACGTCCTGGACCTTGGTTAGATCGATTTGCTGATTTTCTTTCAAGGCTTGGTCGATTCGAATCAGTCCATCTTGCATGTATATGACTCGGCTGGCATAGCGGGTCAGCTCTGGGTTATGGGTGACCATCAAAATAGTATTGCCTTGCTTATTGATAGTTCGAAGTAAGTCCATAATCACTTTGCTGGAAGCTGTGTCGAGATTGCCGGTTGGTTCGTCGGCCACAATCAGGGAGGGGCGGTTAACAAGGGCTCTGGCGATTGCGGCTTTCTGAGTTTGACCACCACTGAGTTGTTTTGGTAGGTAGTATTCCTTGTTGCGAATCCCGAGTCTTTCCAAAAGATCGCTAGCTCGCTTAAGACTGTTGATGTGGGTGGTGCCCTTGTAGGTGAGTGGCAAGGCTACGTTTTCTAACACGGAAATATTCGGCAAAAGGTTAAAAGATTGGAAAACAAAGCCAATGTGGTCGCGACGAATTTTGGCTTTGCCACGGGCAGAGAGATCATTTATATGGACACCCTCGACTTCGTAGATACCATCAGTGGGATCGTCGAGTAGGCCGATGACATTTAGTAATGTTGTTTTACCCGAACCACTTGGGCCCATAATAGCGAGGAACTCACCCTGATCGATTTCGAGACTAACATCATCGAGAGCAATGGTGGTGGCGTCGCCAAGGCCGAAAACCTTGCGGATGTTTTGTAGTTTTACTATCTGCATTCTGGACTATTATTGTAGATTGAAGATTGCTTTTCGAGCAAGCATAAGAACCAGAATTTTGTTCTGGTATAATAGAAGGCATGAGTGAAGTGAGTATCGATCCCATTGACACAAGAGGCATGGTGGCGGGTTGCTATGCGACGTTTATTAGTTGGAATGACCATCCAGACACGGCTCCTATTACAGAATTTCTAGATCAGCAGGGTGTCGACTACTTACCAGTTTTGCTCGACCCAGAGAGAGAAACGTGGCTGGGGACTAGGCCAAGTCTCGATGTGCCAGGGTATGGAACATATGTTGGTCGAGAAGAGATTGAGGTGGCAGTCACTCATCTTAATCTCGGGTCTGCTGCAACTATGGCCGCTGGGCTCTAGCTTATGTGAAAAAATAATACTTTGGTTCGCGGTTTGTCGCCGAATCCCGTAAAATAGTTTGGCCGCACCAAATTCAAACCTTTTGGATTTGAGAGTAACAGCAATGACCTGTCAGACTAATACTTTTACCACTTGTTTTGCAAAAGTAGTGATCCGACAGTCGTCATTGACTGCGACTAGGAGAGGTGTCCGAGTGGTTGAAGGAGCACGCTTGGAAAGCGTGTATGCGGGCAACCGTATCACGGGTTCGAATCCCGTCCTCTCCGCCAGTGAGAAATAATTGAACCAAGGCAGTAAGTATTTAGTTACGCCTTGTTACAGGAGTACTGGATGCGAACCCGTAGGGTTACGAATCTTGTCATAATCTACTGATTTGACGAGATATAGTAGATGGTGGAATAGCTTTAGCTAGTCTACCACCGTACGTTTATCCCGTCCTCTCCGCCAAATATTTATGAAGACAAAACAACATAAAATCGCCCTTGTCCTGGCTCTAGTGGCTGCCGCTTGCGTAGCCTTGAGCATAGTTCGCTATATTTACTCAGGCACGATCAGACATTTGTATTTACCCTGGAATTTACTACTAGGTTCTTTACCTTTGTATCTTGCCTACATCTTGAGCCAGTATCGTGGACGCTGGTTTTGGGTATTGTTCATAGTCTGGCTACTTTTCTTGCCAAACGCTTTTTATATAGTCACTGATTTACTGCATCTTAACCCGATTGAAGCCAATCTTGAACACTACTGGGTAGGCAATTACCGTTATGCCCTAGAACCAAATAGCCCAGGCATTTTATTCGACACGGCACTCCTATTTATGTATTCGAGCTATGGCTTTTTGTTGGGGTTGATATCTACTGGAGTAGTCCATGATCAACTTCTCGACAAGAAGAGATTCAAGCCAAATGCAGCTTGGCTTACAATTTTGGGTTCGTTATTTTTGAGTGGCTTGGCGATCTTTATCGGGCGACGACTCAGACTAAATAGCTGGGACATAGCCACCGATCCAGTTGGGCTAGTAAAGTTAATTGCCAATATATTTTTGCACCCAATAGCAAACGCCGAGGCTTGGGCTGTAACGTTACTATTCTTCTATGTTAGTGCTTGTTTTTATCTACTTTACCGAAGTTTGATATACTTAACTAAACCATGAACTACCTTGAGGAGCTAGTAGCCGACCTAGAGCATTTTGGCGTAAAACCAGAGCTTATTCAGTTTGGCAACGACCAGATTGGCAGCGACATAGCGATGCCATGCTTTAGCTTAGCTCAAGAGCTGCGTCAGAGTCCCCAGGCGATTGCCCAAGATATTGCCGGCCGCCTAAATCACCCCGACATCAACAGGACAGAAGCTCTGGGTGGTTATGTGAATATTTGGCTAAACGAAGAGTCGATGGTCCGAGGCTTAATTGCGCAAGGAGCAGAGAATCCTGATTATGGGTCGGTCGAACCAAATAATCGAACAGTAATCGTTGAATATGTGTCGCCGAACCTTGCTAAACCGCTTTCAATCGGACATCTGCGAAATGCGCTTCAGGGGAGAGCCTTGACTAACTTATATCGGTCGCAGGGCTACAAGGTTATTACCGATAGCCATTTGGGTGACTGGGGAACTGTGTTTGGTATGTGGGTAGTTGGTTTTCAGACATTTAGTAGCTACGAAGCCTTAGGCTCGGGAGGCAACAAAGAACTCGGCAGAGTTTATGTCGAAATGAGGAAAAGCTTGAAGGCCGAGGCCGAAGCCGGGCGGGATGAATTGAAGCAATCCGTCCAAG of the Candidatus Nomurabacteria bacterium genome contains:
- a CDS encoding co-chaperone GroES; the encoded protein is MSKLSIVPLADLVLAKNDEAQAKTASGLFLPENAQEKPKTATVEAVGPEVKGIKAGDQIIFKSYSTTDIKHGGVDYILVKEEDVLAKVG
- the groL gene encoding chaperonin GroEL (60 kDa chaperone family; promotes refolding of misfolded polypeptides especially under stressful conditions; forms two stacked rings of heptamers to form a barrel-shaped 14mer; ends can be capped by GroES; misfolded proteins enter the barrel where they are refolded when GroES binds) codes for the protein MSKRIYYDADARERLLGGARALYEAVKTTMGPKGRNVIIAKSYGAPTITHDGVTVAKGIDLPDNDPATLGYKVGAELIKQAANKMNDVAGDGTTTVTVLTYHILNEANKLIAAGHNPMQLRKGLEKAAEEVIAALEGMREDIGNDKKRVAQVATISAGDSTIGDMIAEVMEKVGREGVVTVEEGQGLAMESEVVEGFTFDRGFVSPYMVTDSGRMEAVYDKPSIVITDKKISSIQEFLPVLEKLAQAGKKDVVLIAEDVEGEALGALILNKLKGVLNTVAVKAPSFGDRRKDILNDIAILTGATVISEDQGYTFESADLSMIGSARRVIVTADETTIIEGAGNPVELASRIDQIKTQSTNASSEFDKENLDKRAAALNGKVAVIKVGGATETEIEEKKYRVDDAVAAVKAALDEGIVPGGGVTPVNLAVAIDDTDSGAAILKNALEQPFRILLTNSGLNADEWLPQVKAGKPGMGLDVNNPSKLVDMKASGIVDPARVTREAIQNAVSIAGTSMTMGALVVDEPEDKSAGGAPDMSGMM
- a CDS encoding bifunctional phosphoglucose/phosphomannose isomerase; protein product: MLDDLKYIHTKDSGDALGMAEKQWQQLEHEFPVPDLNKPDKVVFAGMGGSALEALVSMTWPGYNVPFELVRDYDLPKYVDDKTLVIVSSYSGNTEEAVSVLEQAIASPAQVVVLAGGGELADLTRDKHQIYVDLPKASQPRYAVFYALKALVTMLERAGLVAEAEAEKALHNSAEFLREEVKNWLPDVPTSNNPAKRLARELVGKSPVVYAGKVLASAAYKWKISFNENAKNVAWWGQYPEFNHNEFMGWSSHPHDKPYEVIDLRSSFDHPRVRKRFELSDKLLSGKRPKAHVVEAKGATILEQILWTISYGDFVSIYLALLNGVNPTPVDLIEKFKHELG
- a CDS encoding ABC transporter permease yields the protein MIFSNTSSNVRIAMHNIRGARVRSGLTILGVVIGVASIVLAINVGQGVKNQVLSQVEASGANVISIRSGHVIDRNPDGTIARYNLNRALSSNSLTQADLDAVNAIPGVTATSPLADISAEITDRDGNLLSNGYLIATNSNVSGLLGRQISYGSDFSSTPSDRTVLIGASVADQLFGDPSPIGSIIKVRGQDFVIKGVFERFPANPINLGIDYNNTVFVDFSALHKLQAENTKIKEILVRGQTDLNQLMQTINQKLHELHNQEDYSVLRLSELEYVTEDIFQLVTALVAAVAAISLIVGGIGIMNIMLVNVAERTREIGIRKAIGASNWQVLSQFLSESIVLSVTGGFIGVFVSQLAGLVIRTTTNIKPAFSPTVILLAIAMSVIVGVLFGAGPAWKASRKKPIDALRS
- a CDS encoding ABC transporter ATP-binding protein, which produces MQIVKLQNIRKVFGLGDATTIALDDVSLEIDQGEFLAIMGPSGSGKTTLLNVIGLLDDPTDGIYEVEGVHINDLSARGKAKIRRDHIGFVFQSFNLLPNISVLENVALPLTYKGTTHINSLKRASDLLERLGIRNKEYYLPKQLSGGQTQKAAIARALVNRPSLIVADEPTGNLDTASSKVIMDLLRTINKQGNTILMVTHNPELTRYASRVIYMQDGLIRIDQALKENQQIDLTKVQDVVEREDYEARKSGKKHKKADQVDPKHVASKKRTSKQKGKKK
- a CDS encoding DUF1361 domain-containing protein, with protein sequence MKTKQHKIALVLALVAAACVALSIVRYIYSGTIRHLYLPWNLLLGSLPLYLAYILSQYRGRWFWVLFIVWLLFLPNAFYIVTDLLHLNPIEANLEHYWVGNYRYALEPNSPGILFDTALLFMYSSYGFLLGLISTGVVHDQLLDKKRFKPNAAWLTILGSLFLSGLAIFIGRRLRLNSWDIATDPVGLVKLIANIFLHPIANAEAWAVTLLFFYVSACFYLLYRSLIYLTKP